A stretch of Desulfurivibrio alkaliphilus AHT 2 DNA encodes these proteins:
- the pyk gene encoding pyruvate kinase — MLAAETEQEQHRLLRKTKIVCTIGPKTASFEAIKGLAELGMNVARLNMSHGTQDWHLGVIKNIKRYNKKFAGSLAIMLDTRGAEIRSGDLKQDLALKVGDILTLTTRRQAELEPYCVEVSHDGFVAEVAPDDIILVDGGMLRLRVLGVGRTDIRCQSLDEGVLSSRRHLNVRGKSAELPTITEQDWRDIEFGIDQRVDFIALSFVREAGPIVDLQKRLQARGVAMEVFAKIESAASIPELDDIIAVADGVMIARGDLGAELPYEDVPLLQDEIIAKCRRAGKPVIVATHMLESMIVNPTPTRAEVTDITHAVQQGADAIMLSGETATGRYPRKALEVMGTVAGRIERHLAAGSAPFLSAREDRLRPKREIAHSAAMLSNNLQAVGTLVITRRGLMAALLSQCRPRGPIFAFTNTTHVRRRLGIYWGVQAFVVALSSDPEVTIQRAIEQLLRKGVVRSGEKIIVLSDILAGGKFVETVQVRVI; from the coding sequence ATGTTGGCCGCCGAAACTGAACAGGAACAGCACCGCTTGCTGCGCAAGACCAAGATCGTTTGTACCATTGGCCCCAAAACCGCCTCTTTTGAGGCGATCAAGGGCCTGGCCGAGCTGGGGATGAATGTGGCCCGCCTTAACATGTCCCACGGCACCCAGGATTGGCACCTGGGGGTAATTAAAAATATTAAACGCTACAACAAAAAATTTGCCGGCAGCCTGGCGATCATGCTGGACACCCGGGGGGCGGAGATCCGCAGCGGCGATCTCAAGCAGGACCTGGCTCTCAAGGTGGGTGATATCCTGACCCTTACCACGCGGCGCCAGGCCGAGCTGGAGCCCTATTGCGTCGAGGTCAGCCATGATGGCTTCGTGGCCGAAGTGGCGCCGGACGATATTATCCTGGTGGACGGCGGCATGCTCCGGCTGCGGGTGCTGGGGGTGGGGCGGACCGATATCCGTTGCCAATCCCTGGACGAGGGGGTGCTGAGTTCCCGGCGGCATCTCAATGTCCGGGGCAAAAGCGCCGAATTGCCCACGATAACCGAGCAGGATTGGCGTGATATCGAGTTCGGTATCGACCAGCGGGTCGATTTCATCGCTCTTTCCTTTGTCCGGGAAGCCGGGCCCATTGTCGATCTGCAAAAGCGCCTGCAAGCCAGGGGGGTGGCGATGGAGGTTTTTGCCAAGATCGAGAGCGCGGCCTCCATCCCGGAACTGGATGACATCATCGCCGTTGCCGATGGCGTGATGATCGCCCGCGGCGACCTGGGGGCGGAGCTGCCCTACGAGGACGTGCCCCTGCTGCAGGATGAAATCATTGCCAAGTGCCGCCGGGCCGGCAAGCCGGTGATTGTGGCCACCCACATGCTGGAGTCGATGATTGTCAACCCCACCCCGACCCGCGCCGAAGTAACCGATATCACCCACGCCGTCCAGCAGGGGGCCGATGCCATCATGCTCTCCGGGGAGACCGCCACCGGCCGTTACCCCCGCAAGGCCCTGGAAGTGATGGGGACGGTGGCGGGGCGGATCGAACGCCACCTGGCCGCCGGCTCCGCCCCCTTTTTGTCGGCCCGGGAGGATCGGCTGCGGCCCAAAAGGGAAATTGCCCACAGCGCCGCCATGCTGAGCAACAATCTCCAGGCGGTGGGCACCCTGGTCATTACCCGCCGCGGCCTGATGGCCGCCCTGTTGTCCCAGTGCCGGCCGCGGGGGCCGATTTTCGCCTTCACCAACACCACCCATGTGCGGCGGCGGCTGGGCATTTACTGGGGGGTGCAGGCTTTTGTGGTGGCCCTGTCCAGTGATCCGGAGGTTACCATCCAGCGGGCCATCGAGCAGTTGCTGCGCAAAGGGGTGGTGCGGTCGGGGGAAAAGATCATCGTGCTCTCCGATATTCTGGCCGGCGGCAAATTCGTGGAAACGGTTCAGGTAAGGGTAATCTGA
- a CDS encoding helix-turn-helix transcriptional regulator codes for MQDQPNHPTTTLPDSATVTLPQLWDQKQLCAYVKKSEAWAERARWAGEGPKYIKLGRHVRYRVSDVLEWLNQCEGV; via the coding sequence ATGCAGGACCAACCAAACCACCCCACCACCACGTTGCCGGATTCGGCAACCGTCACCCTGCCGCAACTATGGGATCAAAAACAACTCTGCGCTTACGTTAAAAAGTCCGAAGCCTGGGCTGAAAGGGCGCGGTGGGCAGGAGAGGGGCCGAAGTACATCAAGCTTGGCCGCCATGTCAGGTATCGAGTCTCTGACGTGCTGGAATGGCTTAATCAGTGCGAGGGGGTGTGA
- a CDS encoding superoxide dismutase, producing MTLVLPQLPYAQNALEPHISARTLEFHHGKHHQAYVDNGNKLLASSDLKGLPMEEIIKKTAADPAAAGIFNNVAQVWNHSFYWQSMKPGGGGAPTGRIAAMIDADFGGLAGFAEAFKTAGATQFGSGWAWLVLDEASGRLKVVKTPNAETPLTMGMKPLLTMDVWEHAYYLDYQNRRPDYMTTFVEKLINWDFVNANLG from the coding sequence ATGACACTCGTATTGCCGCAACTGCCCTATGCCCAGAATGCCCTGGAGCCCCACATCAGCGCCCGTACCCTGGAGTTTCACCACGGCAAGCACCACCAGGCCTATGTTGACAATGGCAACAAACTGCTTGCAAGTAGCGATCTCAAGGGGCTGCCGATGGAGGAAATTATTAAAAAAACCGCGGCCGATCCGGCGGCAGCCGGCATCTTCAACAACGTGGCCCAGGTCTGGAACCACTCCTTTTACTGGCAGAGCATGAAGCCGGGTGGGGGCGGGGCGCCCACCGGCAGGATCGCCGCCATGATTGATGCCGACTTCGGCGGCCTGGCCGGTTTTGCGGAAGCGTTTAAAACCGCGGGCGCCACCCAGTTCGGCAGCGGCTGGGCCTGGCTGGTGCTGGACGAGGCCTCGGGGCGGCTCAAGGTGGTCAAGACACCCAATGCCGAAACACCCCTGACCATGGGGATGAAGCCGCTGCTGACCATGGATGTCTGGGAGCACGCCTATTATCTGGATTATCAGAATCGGCGTCCCGATTATATGACCACCTTTGTCGAAAAGTTGATCAACTGGGACTTCGTCAACGCCAACCTGGGCTGA
- a CDS encoding YeeE/YedE thiosulfate transporter family protein, producing the protein MAKQKWYQPYLLGGLAGLLLTASVGITGSFFGTSTTFPRLSTWIADKVGIDLSHLAFYQAGNGSLTGAAFPDWQLLFVIGIGLGAFIMSRLNGSFKLESLPPMWAARFGDRLGLRIVHSLFGGALVMIGARIAGGCPSGHGVSGVSQLGLSSMLALAMFFLGGIITARILYQGGK; encoded by the coding sequence ATGGCAAAACAGAAGTGGTACCAACCCTATTTGCTTGGCGGCCTGGCAGGTCTTTTGCTGACCGCCAGCGTGGGCATTACAGGATCGTTTTTCGGCACTTCAACCACTTTTCCACGACTGTCAACCTGGATCGCCGACAAGGTTGGCATTGATTTGAGCCACCTGGCTTTTTACCAGGCGGGCAACGGTTCTCTGACCGGGGCCGCTTTCCCCGACTGGCAGCTGTTGTTTGTTATCGGCATCGGCCTGGGCGCCTTTATCATGTCTCGACTCAACGGTAGCTTCAAGCTTGAGTCGCTGCCACCGATGTGGGCAGCGCGATTTGGTGACCGACTGGGGCTGCGCATTGTTCATTCGCTTTTTGGTGGGGCCCTGGTCATGATCGGCGCCCGGATTGCCGGCGGCTGCCCCAGCGGTCATGGAGTAAGCGGGGTCAGCCAGTTGGGACTCAGCAGCATGCTGGCTTTGGCGATGTTTTTTCTCGGCGGCATCATTACCGCCCGCATTCTTTACCAGGGAGGCAAGTAA
- a CDS encoding DUF6691 family protein, which translates to MTLIMGLITGMLFGALLQQARVLRFEKQVGAMRLLDMTIVKFMLSTIIVGAIGVHLLADLGVVSFSPRGLSIGLQVVGGLLFGIGWAFIGYCPGTSIGALAEGRYHVIWPILGMLLGGMIFAFIYPLVQAYLRPLGNFGALSLPDLLGVSHWLVIAAVALGAFFLFRFFEKKGL; encoded by the coding sequence ATGACCTTGATCATGGGATTGATAACCGGGATGCTCTTTGGCGCCTTGCTGCAACAGGCCCGGGTGTTGCGTTTCGAGAAACAGGTTGGGGCGATGCGTTTGCTCGACATGACGATTGTCAAGTTCATGCTGAGCACCATCATCGTCGGGGCAATCGGGGTTCATCTGCTGGCCGATCTTGGCGTGGTCAGCTTCTCGCCGCGCGGCCTGAGCATCGGCCTGCAGGTGGTTGGCGGCCTGTTGTTCGGCATTGGCTGGGCCTTTATCGGCTATTGCCCCGGAACCAGCATCGGGGCGCTGGCCGAAGGGCGCTATCATGTAATCTGGCCGATCCTCGGCATGCTCCTGGGCGGGATGATATTTGCCTTCATCTATCCCTTGGTGCAGGCCTATCTCCGGCCGCTGGGCAATTTTGGCGCCCTGTCGCTCCCTGATCTGCTGGGGGTCAGCCACTGGCTGGTGATTGCGGCGGTGGCCCTTGGTGCGTTCTTTTTGTTTCGTTTCTTCGAGAAGAAAGGTTTGTAA
- a CDS encoding MATE family efflux transporter, with product MPKPEPSISLAAGLTELRQLWRLSLPLILAQLSHMAMGFVDTVMAGRVSPADLAAVAIGSSVWFPVMLFVAGVLMAITPIVAQLYGAANHDRIPTSLRQGLWMALVLGLGGFLLLGNMEWLLKLLDLEPEVRRLAAGYLSAVAWGFPALALYQALRSFSEGVSLTRPIMLIGFLGLACNIPANYIFIYGKLGLPPMGGVGCGWATALVMWVMMLALAGLILYGRGYRFLPPLFAWERPDFKKIVHMLRLGFPIGISFFIETSLFAAIALLVASLGAVVVAGHQVALNFTSLLFMVPLSFSQAITIRVGQAIGRREPAKARFAALCGALTTLTTAVLFATAILLWAPAIATLYTPDLEVRQVAANLLFFAALFQISDAIQVSAAGALRGYKDTRVPMFITFFAFWFVGLPLGYLLGLSEPVGLHLGAQGFWIGLVAGLTTAAILQSARLWHVSHPRNRP from the coding sequence ATGCCCAAACCCGAGCCTTCCATATCCCTTGCCGCCGGCCTGACCGAACTGCGACAGCTCTGGCGCCTTAGCCTGCCCCTGATCCTGGCCCAGCTGTCGCATATGGCCATGGGTTTTGTTGATACGGTGATGGCGGGCAGGGTCAGCCCTGCCGATCTGGCGGCGGTGGCCATCGGCAGCAGTGTCTGGTTTCCGGTGATGCTGTTTGTCGCCGGGGTCCTGATGGCCATTACCCCCATCGTCGCCCAGTTGTACGGGGCCGCCAACCATGACCGAATCCCCACCTCGCTCCGCCAGGGCCTGTGGATGGCGCTGGTTCTGGGGCTGGGCGGTTTCCTGCTGCTGGGCAACATGGAATGGCTGCTGAAACTGCTGGATCTGGAACCGGAAGTTCGCAGGCTGGCCGCGGGCTACCTGAGCGCGGTCGCCTGGGGCTTCCCGGCCCTGGCACTCTACCAGGCCCTGCGCTCCTTCAGCGAGGGGGTTTCGCTGACCAGACCGATTATGCTGATCGGCTTTCTGGGCCTGGCCTGCAACATCCCCGCCAACTATATTTTCATATACGGCAAGCTGGGGCTGCCCCCCATGGGAGGGGTGGGTTGCGGCTGGGCCACCGCCCTGGTGATGTGGGTAATGATGCTGGCCTTGGCCGGCCTGATTCTTTATGGGCGGGGCTACCGGTTCCTGCCGCCGCTCTTTGCCTGGGAACGACCTGATTTCAAGAAGATCGTCCACATGCTTCGCCTGGGATTTCCCATCGGCATCTCGTTTTTCATTGAAACCAGCCTGTTTGCGGCCATTGCCCTGCTGGTGGCCTCGCTGGGGGCGGTGGTGGTGGCAGGGCACCAGGTGGCTCTGAATTTCACCTCACTGCTCTTCATGGTGCCCCTGAGTTTTTCGCAGGCCATCACCATCAGGGTCGGCCAGGCCATCGGTCGCCGCGAGCCGGCCAAGGCCCGTTTTGCGGCCCTGTGCGGGGCCCTGACCACCCTGACCACCGCCGTACTTTTTGCCACCGCCATTCTGCTTTGGGCCCCAGCCATCGCGACCCTTTACACCCCCGACCTGGAGGTTCGCCAGGTCGCCGCCAACCTGCTGTTTTTCGCAGCCCTCTTCCAGATCTCCGACGCCATCCAGGTCAGCGCCGCCGGGGCCTTGCGGGGCTACAAGGACACCCGGGTACCCATGTTCATCACTTTTTTCGCCTTCTGGTTCGTCGGGCTGCCGCTGGGCTACCTGCTGGGCCTGTCCGAGCCCGTGGGTCTCCATTTGGGGGCCCAGGGCTTCTGGATCGGGCTGGTTGCGGGCCTGACCACCGCGGCCATCCTGCAAAGCGCGCGGTTATGGCACGTCAGTCACCCCCGCAACCGGCCCTGA
- a CDS encoding tyrosine-type recombinase/integrase: protein MAISTREQAAKIRINKTNVEKLTATDGRAIFWDDSITGFGVRVMPSGTKTYFFQGRVGRELIRITIGKHPAVTPEQARKLAKIHAGNIATGKDPRPERQTAANATFGDLMTAYADLLESQGKKDARPVRLQIIRNIQKAHPRIWKKPVSTIDLDDCMVIVGKLRDEGKPRQADKIRSYIRTAFSEAINARGDVNMPATMRRLDIKYNPARDMRKVKGSSGAKDRALSLAEFQAYWRRIKELQEPARSLTMLHVLTGGQRQQQLARATLNDIDRDAPSLSILDYKGRRSKPRLHVLPLLPEALEAIDAITGGGEFVFSCDGGLTPIHNAYLNDQIKKVRAAMEAAGELEKGPFTAGSIRATIETRLAAKPYRVGSDVLAHLLSHGMGGIQARHYQHHNFFDEKLEALEKLHRMLEGQAEPVAEIIPMRRATA from the coding sequence ATGGCTATATCAACCAGAGAGCAAGCGGCAAAAATACGGATCAATAAAACCAATGTCGAAAAACTCACCGCCACCGATGGCCGGGCCATTTTTTGGGATGATTCTATAACAGGTTTCGGTGTGCGGGTGATGCCGTCCGGCACCAAGACCTATTTTTTCCAAGGCAGAGTCGGCCGGGAGTTGATCCGCATCACCATAGGGAAACACCCCGCCGTCACTCCAGAGCAGGCCCGCAAGCTGGCCAAAATCCACGCCGGGAACATTGCCACCGGCAAAGACCCCCGCCCGGAACGCCAGACCGCCGCAAATGCCACCTTTGGCGACCTCATGACCGCATATGCCGATCTGTTGGAAAGCCAAGGAAAGAAGGACGCAAGGCCCGTCCGCCTGCAAATAATCAGGAACATTCAGAAGGCCCACCCCCGCATCTGGAAAAAGCCGGTTTCCACCATTGATCTTGACGACTGCATGGTGATCGTAGGCAAGCTTCGGGATGAGGGCAAACCCCGCCAGGCCGACAAGATCAGGTCATATATCAGAACCGCTTTTTCCGAGGCCATTAACGCCCGTGGTGACGTGAACATGCCCGCGACCATGCGGCGGCTTGACATCAAATACAACCCAGCCCGCGACATGCGGAAAGTGAAGGGATCGAGCGGCGCTAAAGACCGCGCCTTGTCCCTGGCCGAGTTTCAGGCTTACTGGAGGCGCATCAAGGAGCTACAGGAACCGGCCCGATCATTAACCATGCTGCATGTGCTTACCGGCGGACAGCGCCAGCAACAACTGGCCCGTGCCACCCTGAACGATATTGACCGTGACGCCCCTTCCCTTTCCATCCTGGACTATAAAGGCCGCCGATCCAAGCCCCGCTTGCATGTTCTCCCGCTGCTGCCGGAGGCCCTGGAAGCTATCGACGCCATAACCGGTGGCGGTGAGTTTGTTTTTTCCTGCGACGGCGGCTTAACGCCTATCCACAACGCATATCTGAATGATCAGATCAAGAAGGTTCGGGCCGCCATGGAGGCCGCCGGGGAACTGGAAAAAGGCCCGTTTACTGCCGGTTCAATCCGGGCAACCATAGAAACGAGGCTGGCCGCCAAACCTTACCGGGTAGGATCTGACGTCCTGGCCCACCTGCTGTCTCACGGTATGGGCGGCATACAAGCCAGGCACTATCAGCACCATAATTTTTTCGATGAAAAACTAGAGGCCCTGGAAAAACTCCACCGTATGCTTGAAGGGCAGGCGGAGCCGGTGGCCGAGATCATCCCGATGCGGAGGGCGACAGCATGA